One Salmo salar chromosome ssa01, Ssal_v3.1, whole genome shotgun sequence DNA window includes the following coding sequences:
- the fktn gene encoding ribitol-5-phosphate transferase FKTN isoform X1 translates to MLRFNKTAVLALLIATSSVFLLFQLYHSRQPVSQNGPHIFGRTVHLSGKDAQWQVVKKFMGLVHKYNMPVFLVDTAALGLLSQDSMLLRDSLVKEPHCTFLCTNRDVLTFALLNNLWKYNAGLVAAAEEKGFELLEVRGKDPRLVSMDDLSGNEIPLHFLFRLQGYVVHVVVLYERSGNYLWHGVLRLKPNMDRKFAPFRRLDYGRNAGAYDRPELVLTTLDGLDVRIPRNISGFLTEYSQARFLECRYRDARSFFQLYPDDTSPEAMNFRMKAKALLHLAARILTELRVPFWLSSGTCLGWFRQCGIIPYSKDVDLGIWIKDYRHDITQAFQKAGLPLKHKFGKVEDSLELSFQGLDVKLDIFFFYEETDVVWNGGTQAKSGKKFKYVFPKFTLCWTELMDLKVRVPCETVDYVSANYGPTWNTPVKTWDWKSSPPNVQDNGVWPVREWDEVIQVY, encoded by the exons ATGCTTCGCTTTAACAAAACAGCGGTTCTGGCCCTCCTCATAGCTACCAGCTCTGTTTTCCTCCTCTTTCAGCTCTATCACTCCAGACAGCCTGTCTCTCAG AATGGACCACATATCTTTGGCAGGACGGTTCATCTGTCAGGAAAGGATGCTCAGTGG CAGGTGGTGAAGAAGTTCATGGGTCTGGTCCATAAGTACAACATGCCAGTGTTCCTGGTGGACACAGCCGCCCTGGGCCTCCTCTCTCAGGACTCTATGCTGCTGAGAGACAGCCTGGTTAAAGAACCCCACTGTACTTTCCTCTGTACTAACAGAGACGTTCTCACCTTCGCTCTGCTCAACAACCTTTGGAAATACAAC GCTGGTTTGGTGGCAGCAGCTGAAGAGAAGGGCTTTGAACTGTTGGAGGTGCGAGGGAAAGACCCTCGATTGGTCAGCATGGACGACCTATCGGGAAACGAGATCCCCCTCCACTTCCTGTTCCGTCTCCAAGGTTACGTGGTCCATGTGGTGGTCCTGTACGAGCGCAGCGGGAACTACCTGTGGCATGGCGTCCTGCGACTCAAACCAAACATGGACAGGAAGTTCGCACCCTTCAGAAGGCTGGACTATGGCCGCAACGCCGGAGCCTATGACAG GCCAGAGTTGGTACTGACCACCTTGGACGGGCTGGATGTCCGAATCCCCAGGAACATCTCCGGATTCCTGACTGAATATTCCCAAGCTCGTTTTCTGGAGTGTAGATACAGGGATGCACGTTCCTTCTTCCAG CTGTACCCTGACGACACGTCTCCTGAGGCAATGAACTTCAGGATGAAGGCTAAGGCTCTGCTTCATCTAGCTGCCAGGATCCTCACTGAGCTCCGAGTCCCCTTCTGGCTGAGTAGTGGTACCTGCCTGG GTTGGTTTCGGCAGTGCGGTATCATTCCCTACAGTAAAGATGTGGACCTGGGCATCTGGATTAAAGACTACAGACATGATATCACTCAAGCTTTTCAAAAGGCTGGCCTTCCGTTGAAACACAAGTTTGGAAAG GTGGAGGATAGCCTGGAACTGTCCTTCCAGGGTCTGGATGTTAAACTGGACATTTTCTTCTTCTACGAGGAAACTGACGTTGTGTGGAACGGAGGAACCCAAGCTAAGAGCGGGAAGAAATTCAA GTATGTGTTCCCCAAGTTTACTCTCTGCTGGACTGAGCTGATGGACCTAAAGGTGCGTGTCCCCTGTGAGACGGTGGACTATGTATCAGCTAACTATGGGCCTACCTGGAACACGCCTGTAAAGACCTGGGATTGGAAGAGCTCTCCGCCCAACGTGCAGGACAACGGGGTGTGGCCTGTCAGGGAGTGGGATGAGGTCATCCAGGTGTACtga
- the fktn gene encoding ribitol-5-phosphate transferase FKTN isoform X2 — MLRFNKTAVLALLIATSSVFLLFQLYHSRQPVSQNGPHIFGRTVHLSGKDAQWQVVKKFMGLVHKYNMPVFLVDTAALGLLSQDSMLLRDSLVKEPHCTFLCTNRDVLTFALLNNLWKYNAGLVAAAEEKGFELLEVRGKDPRLVSMDDLSGNEIPLHFLFRLQGYVVHVVVLYERSGNYLWHGVLRLKPNMDRKFAPFRRLDYGRNAGAYDRPELVLTTLDGLDVRIPRNISGFLTEYSQARFLECRYRDARSFFQLYPDDTSPEAMNFRMKAKALLHLAARILTELRVPFWLSSGTCLGWFRQCGIIPYSKDVDLGIWIKDYRHDITQAFQKAGLPLKHKFGKVEDSLELSFQGLDVKLDIFFFYEETDVVWNGGTQAKSGKKFK; from the exons ATGCTTCGCTTTAACAAAACAGCGGTTCTGGCCCTCCTCATAGCTACCAGCTCTGTTTTCCTCCTCTTTCAGCTCTATCACTCCAGACAGCCTGTCTCTCAG AATGGACCACATATCTTTGGCAGGACGGTTCATCTGTCAGGAAAGGATGCTCAGTGG CAGGTGGTGAAGAAGTTCATGGGTCTGGTCCATAAGTACAACATGCCAGTGTTCCTGGTGGACACAGCCGCCCTGGGCCTCCTCTCTCAGGACTCTATGCTGCTGAGAGACAGCCTGGTTAAAGAACCCCACTGTACTTTCCTCTGTACTAACAGAGACGTTCTCACCTTCGCTCTGCTCAACAACCTTTGGAAATACAAC GCTGGTTTGGTGGCAGCAGCTGAAGAGAAGGGCTTTGAACTGTTGGAGGTGCGAGGGAAAGACCCTCGATTGGTCAGCATGGACGACCTATCGGGAAACGAGATCCCCCTCCACTTCCTGTTCCGTCTCCAAGGTTACGTGGTCCATGTGGTGGTCCTGTACGAGCGCAGCGGGAACTACCTGTGGCATGGCGTCCTGCGACTCAAACCAAACATGGACAGGAAGTTCGCACCCTTCAGAAGGCTGGACTATGGCCGCAACGCCGGAGCCTATGACAG GCCAGAGTTGGTACTGACCACCTTGGACGGGCTGGATGTCCGAATCCCCAGGAACATCTCCGGATTCCTGACTGAATATTCCCAAGCTCGTTTTCTGGAGTGTAGATACAGGGATGCACGTTCCTTCTTCCAG CTGTACCCTGACGACACGTCTCCTGAGGCAATGAACTTCAGGATGAAGGCTAAGGCTCTGCTTCATCTAGCTGCCAGGATCCTCACTGAGCTCCGAGTCCCCTTCTGGCTGAGTAGTGGTACCTGCCTGG GTTGGTTTCGGCAGTGCGGTATCATTCCCTACAGTAAAGATGTGGACCTGGGCATCTGGATTAAAGACTACAGACATGATATCACTCAAGCTTTTCAAAAGGCTGGCCTTCCGTTGAAACACAAGTTTGGAAAG GTGGAGGATAGCCTGGAACTGTCCTTCCAGGGTCTGGATGTTAAACTGGACATTTTCTTCTTCTACGAGGAAACTGACGTTGTGTGGAACGGAGGAACCCAAGCTAAGAGCGGGAAGAAATTCAAGTAA